DNA from Canis lupus dingo isolate Sandy chromosome 27, ASM325472v2, whole genome shotgun sequence:
cGAAGTAAAAGCCAATCATCTCTAAAAGCCATGTATCTGAGCATGAGAgttgtaaaatggggaaatagtCACAACAGAAATGATCAATTACGTTGGAAGCACAGAAATCTAGCTGGAGGATGAGGATGAGTGGTGGGAAAATGGTAAGAAATCCTAGTAACCAGGACCCAAAGACAAGCAGGGTACAGATTTTCTTGTTCATGATGATGATATAATGAAGAGGCTTACAGATGGCAACATAACGATCAAAAGCCATGACAGTGAGAAGGGGAAATTCAGTAACACCCGTGAGGATGATAAAAAATAGTTGAGCTACACAACTGTTATAGGAAACAGTCTTGATTTTAGTAACGATTGTCCCCAAAAATCTGGGGATACAAACACTGGTGAATGTAATTTCTAAGAAGGAGAAATTCTGcaggaaataataaataggaGTCTTGAGATGACAGTCTATCAAGGTGAGGATGATGATGGTTAGGTTTCCAGTGACACTTAATACATAAgccataaataaaaagataaagattacaACCTGAAGCTGTGGGTCATCTGAGATGCCCAAGAGAACGAACTCTGTAATCATTGTATGGTTTCTCATGctgcttcttattttctttaagcaaAATCTCCTgttgaagaacaaaacaaaaagaaagagtatGTGAATAGTAAAggaatttaagatttattttttaataatttttttcataagatttttaaaaatttattcatgagagacacagaaagagagagagacagtcagaggcagagacacaggcagcgggagaagcaggcttcatgcagggatcctgatgagggactcgatcccaggactccaggatcacaccctgagccaaaggcagttgcttaatcacccaggcatcccagaattaaagatttaaatgttcaCATTATCAGCTCCAAGGAATGAAGCAATGgaattgttttcctgttttttttttttagttttgcaaTATCCATTCAATCCTGtttaaacagaaatatttaaaacatccaCTCTTGCAAAGGAAAGCCATGTTCACAGGTCTATGTTAAAAGTCCCTTCATGAGTGACTTTACATATGTACCTGTAACCACATTGTCTATATGTACAATACATCTCTTAATTATATGTTTCTACAACAATGTGTAGTAATTGTATCTTACTTTCATATTGAGACATTGTGTTCCAGTTTCCAAAATTGTGTGCTCTAAGGACTGAAATAtctgattttcagttttaattttgaggccatttaaaaactttattgcATTGTAAGGCTTTGGTCGAAATTGACGACCTAACCTCAATTCCAGAGCTTAATAatagctataattattttatccttactgtgcattcttttaaatatgctCCACTGGAATTGTTTCCAATTACATAAATATAGGActagaattatattttcataaataaaagtaaaattcttaatttatggGAAACAAAAGTGAAGCCAGAAATATTGTCACATAGATAGACCTTACATCAATAATatagtcctaaaaaaaaataatatagtccTTACTCCATATTGAtccatttaaatcatttttattatgttcctTATGTAAATTAACAATGAGCTTTGTTTTGTAATtatattcactttttcttttcactcaaACTTTTTTGAGAACAAGAAGGAAtcataaagggttttttttaaggcCAGTATATCTCATTGCCTTCTTTCTAGAAGGAGAAGACTaagtagaataaagaaaattctaagatTTACTTTATAGAACGACAAATTGCTAAACTATAGTCTATATGGCTTTTGTCTGTGTTGTTCTCCCCTTATCTTGGCAACAAGCATTTTATTTATGCTATAGTTCTCAATAATATCTATTGTACTTCTTTTTATAGCATGAACTGGACAAGTCAGTAGGTCCGAAGTGTCAAAGCTTGtatagttttccttcttttaattttttcctgaatatCAGCATTGTCTTCCTTTAGACACATTTTTGCAACACATTGCAACAAAATTGGCATACCAAAAGGCAGAGACTACTATTCTATTttgaagaaacattaaaatataaaattataaatagtaaatatGTTAAAGTGATCATTTGGGGATCCCTGCAATGTATTCCAAAAAATAACtcttgaatgggagaagatatactaaaaatataaaaaatatattttcgaCAAATGCAGGATACACTTACTTTCTGATATGTATAATGATTCCAGACAGAAACATAATcccagggacgcctaggtggctcagtggttcagcatctgccttcagctcaggtcttgatcccgaagtacggggatcaagtcccgcatcgggctccctgcaggcagcctgcttctccctctgcctatgtctctgcctttctctcggtgtctctcatgaacaaataaaatattttaaaaaaagaaatatcatccCGGATTTTCtcaattcacttaaaatattagAGGCAATGCATTCATAAGCTACTTCCTGAGACTTTTTGTCATTAGTTCATCCTTCCTTTATGACATGAAAGCcttttacacaaagaaaatgcaGGCTTGATTGCATACCAGTTTTCTACAGCTTCTCCTATAAGTAAAGTaaggtttctttatttattttatctttctatatAAACATAAACATTGTTCtgatatgaatttttaaaagctactaTTGTAAACCTGAGAGTTCTTTAGGTAAATTTCCAGGGAACACTGCTTAATGACCGAAAGGTAAGCCATTTCAAtggataaaaggaaaacaaatttaccTTTGCTAGTCCATGTATAAATGTATGAGAGACCAGAATAAAGAAAGGCAAGAGGTAGGAGAGATGGACCCAAGAGGTATAGTGATGTCATGACATACATCTTCCAGAGAGCCAAGCAATATAGTGACAAAAGCAAAACTGTAGCTACCAGCATATATAATCAAACTAGTTTCCCCTTGgctgtatttcatttttctagtatGCACATGGCACTTGGTCTTCACTCAGAAGATGATTTATTCTCAATTCCTTTAGGGTTCATTAAATATAGAGCTGAGCTCCAATGCTTCATTGAAGATAGCACtcaggttttattcatttatacatcTCCACTAGCACAAAGAAGAATGAATCCATCAAGAGAgatttgtaatattttgaaaCTCAGAGGCATATTTGaaactcagtttttattttttatttttatttttttctttagaatatgttttcaaggctcaatactctttttttataataaatttattttttttattggtgttcaatttgccaacatacagaaaaacactcagtgctcagcccgtcaaatgcccccctcagtgcccgccacccagtcacccccaccccccaccctcctccccttccaccacccctagttcgtttcccagagttaggagtcttgcgtgttctgtctccctttctgatatttcccacttatttgttctcctttcccctttattccctctccctctttgccgatgacatgatactctacacagaaaacccaaaagtctccaccccaagattcctagaactcatacagcaatttggtagcgtggcaggatacaaaatcaatgcccagaagtcaggggcatttctatacactaacaatgaggctgaagaaagagaaattaaggagtcaatcccatttacaattgcacccaaaagcataagatacctaggaataaacctcaccaaagaggtaaaggatctataccctaaaaactatagaacacttctgaaagaaattgaggaagacgcaaagagatggaaaaatgttccatgctcatggattggaagaattaatattgtgaaaatgtcagtgttacccaggacaatttacatgtttaatgcaatccttctcaaaataccatggactttcttcagagagttggaacaaattattttaagatttgtgtggaatcagaaaagaccccgaatagccaggagaattttaaaaaagaaaaccagatccgggcgcatcacaatgccagatttcaggttgtactacgaaactcagtttttaatattttaatttcaagaggTATATAGATATAATACCATGAGAAATAAGTGTCAAGGAATCAGTTATCAAATCAGTGGTATATAACGACAGACAGAACGGCCCTTATGTTACTAACTAACCCTCCAATTGCCCTCAGATTTTCAAATTAACCAGTATTAAATATTCTATCAGAAATTTCATTCATAAACATAGTGATATTCACATAGTTGGAGAGCATATTTTTTAATACAGTGGTAATACAATTTTTCTACAGAAAATGtttggtaatttttctttttttaagttaacaatATGTAATGGAAATCATTCCTTGTCAAATTGTacagatggggacacctgggtggctcagtggttgagcttctgcctttggctcagggcatcatcccgggatcctgggattgagttccacatcgggatccctgcatggagtctgcttctccctctacctgtgtctctgtctctgaattagtaaataaagtataaaatttataCAGATGGGACTCCTCTTCTTCATAGAATGCCAGAGGAAACTTCTAATAgtttaataatttcattattcGTTAAGATTCAAGGAATTAGCTTGCTAACAATTTTACATCATTAGCTTAAATGCTAAGTCCATTTTATGCATTCATTTGCACATATACAAAtactagaataaaatatatatatgagtacCATATTTTGATGACATTTCAAAATTTCCCTCCTACAGACAAGAATGAGCCCTTTTTATTGCTTTCTAGCCTTCACAGATGTTGGAAACCATTCATACATTCTataaacagagagacagaaatgaaacCACAATTCACATAATGAATTATCTTAAAAACCGGATCACTGTGCCTAAATTTTGAGGTTCCTTAAGAGACTCAATATCTTTGTACacttacaaaatttatttaacctttctatCAATTTCTCTACTCAGAAAATGAGAAGACTAGTACTCTTATAGGATATTgtaaaggttaaatgaaatagTGAATGAAAGTCATTCACATTCACATATGTTCTTTTCCCTGCTGGAAGTGGTTTATTTGGCATCTCAATTCACTTCTAATCATTCATCGAtgtgagtttgtttgtttgtttgtttatgcttgaatatagttgacacataacTATTCTTTACATTAGTACATTAGttacattgttatattagtttcaggtggaaaACATAATGACTTGACAAGTTTACGTTATGCTATGtgcaccacaagtatagctatgATCTGTTACCATATAGAGCAATTACAGGAGCggtgactatattccttatgctgcacattttattcctgtgactcattaattccataactggaagcctggaccTCTCACTCCTCTTCAGCTATttgcagcccccctcccctctggcaaccacatgtctgttctctgtatttatggtctatttctgcttttcatctgtttattcatttgttcttgtAAATGCTAGCTTTATTTCACCCTTTATAGTAATCTTCTTGATTCTTTGGTTTTTGCAAACTTTCATAATTCCTTATGCAACATTTTCATATTAGtaatcatattttaattgttaATGAGGTGACACCCTTGTTAGAATAAGTTTCACAT
Protein-coding regions in this window:
- the LOC112667279 gene encoding olfactory receptor 6C3-like — protein: MRNHTMITEFVLLGISDDPQLQVVIFIFLFMAYVLSVTGNLTIIILTLIDCHLKTPIYYFLQNFSFLEITFTSVCIPRFLGTIVTKIKTVSYNSCVAQLFFIILTGVTEFPLLTVMAFDRYVAICKPLHYIIIMNKKICTLLVFGSWLLGFLTIFPPLILILQLDFCASNVIDHFCCDYFPILQLSCSDTWLLEMIGFYFAFVILFFTLALVIQSYVSILSTILRLPSASQRKKALSTCSSHLIVISISYGSCIFMYVKPSAKERASLTKGVAILNTSIAPMLNPFIYTLRNQQVKQALKNLLHKVAFSIREG